Part of the Halodesulfurarchaeum formicicum genome is shown below.
GGTTCCCAGCGCCCCGGCTACTCGGAGATCTATGGCGGGTTCGTCGGGTCGCTGTTGCTCAGCCTGGAATCGTTCACGTCACTGGTCCTCGGCGGCGCAGAAGTAAATCCCGTGGCAATCCGGCTGCTGGCCGACATCGAGGGGTTCATCGGTGCGTTCCTGATCGCGTTGTTGGTGTTTACCCTGACTCGGTCGCTACACCGATGATCGCTCGGGCACGGGCCGTGGCTTCGCGCGAAAGTCGTCCGCGATCAGGTCCCGCTGACAGCGAATACAGCCGCCCGCGAGTAACTCCCCTCGGACCTTCGCATCCACGAGTACCGTCAGCCCACACCCGGGGCAGACGACTCGAAAGGGGGTGAACATCGGCGTTGTTTCTGTAGCTGTCTCGTGATTCATCGGTGTTTACAGACGGGGGATTGACCGGGTTTCAGTCCGAGTCGGCCCTGATCAACTCCCGAGTCGCCGACGCCACTGCGGCGTAAAACGGCTCTCGGGTCGCTTCCTCGACTCGTTCCGTGAACGACGGCAGCCAGGTCCGGAGGTGTTCCTCGGCGAAGTCGTCGAAAGCTGCCTCGTCCTGGGCGCTCAGGAGTCCGGCGAACTCCAGCTCGACTGCGACGTGATCCGGCAACTCGGCGTAGGCGTCCGCGGTGAGGCCGTGCGCCGCGTAGTACTCCTCGACCGACCCCGTCGAGGTCCCCATCACGAGTCCGAACTCCTGATCCGGTTCGGCGTCACGGTAGACACTCTCGTAGGGGGGACATGGGTGGTCCCCCGGCCCATCGAACAGTCGGGAGTACTCGACCGAGAGGGCCTGTCCTGCCGGCCGCTCGGGGAGTTCGTCCGCGAACAGGCCCGCGTCGATCGCATCCATGACACCCTCGTCGGGATGTCGCCAGCAGGCCGCGAGCACGGCGTACTGTTCGTCGACCGGCGTCGATGTTGGGTCAGTCGGTGGTGACGTGGCGGCCATCACTTCTCGGTCCCTCCATCTGTCATGGTCGGCTCACGCACGGATTGTGACTGGACCGGAACGATCCTGAGCCCAAGCGTCACGATGAGCGCACCGAAGGCCATCAACCCCGCAGCGACGACGATTTCGATCAGTGTGGGGGTGTACACGCCAGTGACTGCCCAGACGGTCGAGCCCAGGCCACCGTAATCACCGACGGACACACCGGGTGCGAGCGAGATGTTCACGCTCTCATAGCCCACGAAGATCAAGCGGACACCTTCGAAGACCACGCCAAACACGGCGAGGCCCCCAGCCACGAGCACGGCCCAGGCCTGCTTTCGCAGCGACGGGATCGCCAGCAGGGCGATCGGGATCGCGCCGCCGACGACCGTCCAGAGCCAGAAGTAGGACGTGTCGCCGATCAGGAACCCGCTCGTGATGGCCCAGAACTCGAAGTTCGAGGCCCACGCGTGGGGGAGCCGCTCGGCCGCCAGCAGGTAGACGACGTGGATCGCGAGAAACACGCCGAGGAACTTGCCCAGCCGGGTTCGG
Proteins encoded:
- a CDS encoding DUF7560 family zinc ribbon protein; translated protein: MNHETATETTPMFTPFRVVCPGCGLTVLVDAKVRGELLAGGCIRCQRDLIADDFRAKPRPVPERSSV
- a CDS encoding TorD/DmsD family molecular chaperone, with the protein product MAATSPPTDPTSTPVDEQYAVLAACWRHPDEGVMDAIDAGLFADELPERPAGQALSVEYSRLFDGPGDHPCPPYESVYRDAEPDQEFGLVMGTSTGSVEEYYAAHGLTADAYAELPDHVAVELEFAGLLSAQDEAAFDDFAEEHLRTWLPSFTERVEEATREPFYAAVASATRELIRADSD